The proteins below are encoded in one region of Campylobacter helveticus:
- the trmB gene encoding tRNA (guanosine(46)-N7)-methyltransferase TrmB — MPNFKAKSIKELSLPFEKDGVSFLFKAYNDKITLILTRVLEQSFFLQIKREKDVFIIKADKHSKPSKIGYLQKALKIFKENFCEGILNEAFGLKNNALVEQTPFIVKDFEELLLRLEKEEKIYIEIGFGSGRHLLFKARQNPEILMLGVEIYTPALTQVAKLAKAQNLNNVLLIQSDARLLLSILKRKSIEKIFLHFPVPWEDKAHRRVIGEAFCKECARVLKGEFELRTDSYEYFDFALKEFLNFSKPQFLLKKNENLEISSKYEDRWKRQEKDIYDLVVWNLDEIKEDETQDFDFEDLYLSKKGVEAFWGQFEKKSMKRKDYFLSFRNLYQSEKGFVLKCAFGAFNAPSHAYILFGERLKFLLKNPLKTRENLKALGELKQILKEFS, encoded by the coding sequence ATGCCAAATTTTAAAGCTAAATCAATAAAAGAACTTTCCCTACCTTTTGAAAAGGATGGGGTAAGTTTTCTTTTCAAAGCTTACAATGACAAAATCACGCTTATTTTGACAAGGGTTTTAGAACAAAGCTTTTTTTTGCAGATAAAGAGAGAAAAAGATGTTTTTATCATTAAGGCAGATAAGCATTCTAAACCCTCTAAGATAGGTTATTTGCAAAAAGCCTTGAAAATTTTTAAGGAAAATTTTTGTGAGGGAATTTTAAATGAGGCTTTTGGGTTAAAAAATAACGCCTTGGTGGAACAAACGCCTTTTATTGTAAAAGATTTTGAAGAGCTTTTGCTAAGACTTGAAAAAGAAGAAAAAATTTATATAGAAATTGGTTTTGGCTCAGGCAGACATTTACTTTTTAAAGCGAGGCAAAATCCAGAAATTTTAATGCTTGGTGTGGAAATTTATACTCCAGCTCTTACTCAGGTTGCTAAACTTGCTAAGGCACAAAATTTAAATAATGTCCTTTTAATCCAAAGTGATGCGAGGCTTTTATTAAGCATTTTAAAGCGTAAATCGATTGAAAAAATTTTTTTACATTTTCCTGTGCCTTGGGAAGATAAGGCACATCGGCGTGTGATTGGTGAGGCGTTTTGTAAAGAATGCGCGAGGGTTTTAAAGGGTGAATTTGAGCTTAGAACGGATAGCTATGAGTATTTTGATTTTGCCCTAAAAGAATTTTTAAATTTTTCTAAACCGCAATTTTTGTTGAAAAAAAACGAAAATTTAGAGATTTCAAGCAAATATGAGGATAGATGGAAGAGGCAAGAAAAAGATATTTATGATTTGGTAGTTTGGAATTTAGATGAGATTAAAGAGGATGAAACGCAGGATTTTGATTTTGAGGATTTGTATTTGAGTAAAAAAGGCGTAGAGGCTTTTTGGGGGCAGTTTGAAAAGAAGAGTATGAAGAGGAAAGATTATTTTTTAAGCTTTAGAAATCTTTATCAAAGTGAAAAAGGCTTTGTTTTAAAATGTGCTTTTGGGGCATTTAACGCTCCCTCACACGCTTATATTTTGTTTGGAGAAAGGCTTAAATTTCTTCTTAAAAATCCTCTAAAAACAAGGGAAAATTTAAAAGCTTTAGGGGAGTTAAAGCAAATTTTGAAAGAATTTTCTTAA
- a CDS encoding cell division ATP-binding protein FtsE: MANLIEAKKLSLGYDELVLKEVSFAFKNDDFIFITGKSGSGKSTLLKSFYGDLELLSGQLEVCGASMKKIGNLELLKLRQRIGIIFQDYKLIQEYSIEKNVMLPLMIKGYSKKICQEQAAKLLKHVNLTFKADKKPDQLSGGEQQRVAMARALAHNPKLLLCDEPTGNLDEYSSDIIWTLLKSARELLGTCVVVVTHRIPSNLRLNYRRFNIENGKMNEIF; the protein is encoded by the coding sequence ATGGCAAATCTTATTGAGGCGAAGAAGCTTTCTTTGGGTTATGATGAATTGGTGTTAAAAGAAGTGAGTTTTGCCTTTAAAAATGATGATTTTATTTTTATTACCGGTAAAAGTGGGAGTGGTAAAAGCACACTTTTAAAATCTTTTTATGGAGATTTGGAGCTACTTTCAGGACAGCTTGAGGTGTGTGGGGCAAGTATGAAAAAAATAGGGAATTTGGAGCTTTTAAAATTGCGTCAAAGGATAGGTATTATCTTTCAAGACTATAAGCTTATACAAGAATACAGCATAGAGAAAAATGTAATGCTCCCTTTGATGATAAAGGGCTATTCTAAAAAGATTTGCCAAGAGCAAGCTGCCAAACTTTTAAAACATGTGAATTTGACCTTTAAAGCAGATAAAAAGCCAGATCAGCTTTCGGGTGGAGAACAGCAAAGAGTCGCTATGGCAAGAGCTTTAGCTCATAATCCAAAACTTTTACTTTGCGATGAGCCAACGGGAAATTTGGACGAGTATTCCTCGGATATTATTTGGACTCTTTTAAAGTCTGCAAGGGAGCTTTTAGGCACTTGTGTGGTTGTTGTAACGCACCGAATTCCTAGTAATTTGAGACTTAATTATAGAAGATTTAATATAGAAAATGGAAAAATGAATGAAATTTTTTAG
- a CDS encoding FtsX-like permease family protein — protein sequence MKFFRTHLSLILPLLFMMFAFEFILFSNATLNHYEKIVNKDYNIIVTSRVSLDENILKTKVSSFVSFELLDPKDLIERLKNDISDKNLKLLRDSLPKFYSIKLDYLPTQSELKDMENQLLSINGISKVETFAKTHNKVYSLLVLMKFIFWFFLFIIILLSFILFLKQMRIWLYEHTQRVEIMCLFGAPFWFRSFMLYKIVIVDCLIAFVILLLFFTQIYHFSFIQDSLKAVDISLPKINFALHLSLIFLGTLAVCLLCVNSVMFKVKK from the coding sequence ATGAAATTTTTTAGAACACACCTATCTTTAATTTTACCCTTGCTTTTTATGATGTTTGCTTTTGAGTTTATTTTATTTTCTAATGCAACGCTTAACCACTATGAAAAAATCGTCAATAAAGATTATAATATCATCGTAACAAGTCGTGTAAGCCTTGATGAAAATATACTTAAAACGAAAGTGAGTAGTTTTGTATCATTTGAGCTTTTGGACCCAAAAGATTTGATTGAGCGGCTTAAAAATGATATTTCGGATAAGAATTTAAAGCTTTTACGCGATTCTTTGCCAAAATTTTATAGTATTAAGCTTGATTATTTGCCGACCCAGAGTGAGTTAAAAGATATGGAAAATCAGCTTTTAAGCATTAATGGAATCAGCAAGGTTGAAACCTTTGCTAAAACGCATAATAAAGTTTATTCTCTTCTTGTTTTGATGAAATTTATTTTTTGGTTTTTTCTCTTTATCATTATCTTACTAAGCTTCATACTCTTCTTAAAGCAAATGCGAATTTGGCTTTATGAGCATACGCAAAGAGTGGAGATAATGTGTCTTTTTGGTGCGCCTTTTTGGTTTCGCTCTTTTATGCTTTATAAGATTGTGATTGTGGATTGTTTGATTGCCTTTGTGATTTTATTACTCTTTTTTACGCAAATTTACCATTTTTCTTTTATACAAGATAGCTTAAAGGCTGTGGATATTAGTTTGCCTAAAATTAATTTTGCTTTGCATTTGAGTTTGATTTTCTTAGGAACTTTGGCGGTTTGTTTGCTTTGTGTCAATTCTGTGATGTTTAAGGTGAAAAAATGA
- a CDS encoding murein hydrolase activator EnvC family protein, with amino-acid sequence MRKFFLFCLFSTLLLANTIDEKTKDLKENERIQQQLSKKLEDLAQDILSGEKNLKILSEKIDTLSSQTSKLESSAKIQNKELDTLNNQNKELLRIKSLMESKLISLMAKDFAYDLPIPQGYIESEESFMAFELLGSLDKVLSEEIIRLSKDYEGVNLLIENKQKQIEKIHLNLKSYNEQLKELQSLKSRQIKEIDKQKTDRGIYAKKLENLKAQQDELRATLDELKIIDKKEQAKEQKEEVESTKIAKNNQKVRQIGSSYQGSSVKRYTGKKTIAPLDSFTIKQKFGNYIDPIYNIKIFNENVVLRSKKSDATVKSVLDGRVVFAKNTIMLQKVVIVEHDNGIHTIYAHLDKIAPNIKVGKKVKKGAVVGRIKDDLTFEVTQKNFHINPLELISLN; translated from the coding sequence ATGAGGAAATTTTTCCTTTTTTGTCTTTTTTCAACCTTACTTTTGGCTAATACCATTGATGAAAAAACAAAAGATTTAAAGGAAAATGAGCGAATTCAACAACAGCTTAGCAAGAAGCTTGAAGATTTGGCACAAGATATTTTAAGCGGAGAGAAAAACCTTAAAATTTTAAGTGAGAAAATCGATACGCTCTCTTCGCAAACCTCCAAGTTAGAATCAAGTGCAAAAATTCAAAATAAAGAACTTGATACGCTTAATAATCAAAATAAAGAACTTTTAAGAATTAAATCCTTAATGGAAAGTAAGCTTATAAGCTTGATGGCTAAGGATTTTGCTTATGATTTGCCGATACCACAGGGCTACATTGAAAGTGAGGAAAGCTTTATGGCTTTTGAACTTTTGGGAAGTTTGGATAAGGTATTAAGCGAAGAAATTATAAGGCTTTCTAAGGATTATGAGGGGGTAAATTTGCTTATTGAGAATAAACAAAAGCAAATTGAAAAAATTCATCTTAATTTAAAAAGCTATAATGAGCAGTTAAAAGAGCTTCAAAGCCTTAAATCTAGGCAGATAAAGGAGATTGATAAACAAAAAACAGATAGGGGAATTTATGCCAAGAAGCTTGAGAATTTAAAAGCCCAGCAAGATGAGCTAAGAGCGACTTTAGATGAGCTTAAAATCATCGACAAAAAAGAGCAAGCCAAAGAGCAAAAAGAAGAGGTTGAAAGCACTAAAATTGCCAAAAATAATCAAAAAGTAAGGCAAATTGGCTCGAGCTATCAGGGAAGCTCGGTTAAAAGATATACGGGTAAAAAAACCATAGCGCCGCTTGATTCTTTTACTATCAAGCAAAAATTTGGCAATTATATCGACCCTATTTATAATATTAAGATTTTTAATGAAAATGTTGTTTTAAGAAGTAAAAAATCTGATGCAACAGTGAAAAGCGTTTTAGACGGCAGAGTTGTTTTCGCGAAAAACACAATTATGCTTCAAAAGGTGGTGATTGTCGAACACGATAATGGAATTCATACCATTTACGCACATTTGGATAAAATTGCTCCTAATATTAAAGTCGGTAAAAAGGTTAAAAAAGGGGCTGTTGTGGGTAGAATTAAAGATGATTTGACTTTTGAGGTAACGCAAAAGAATTTTCATATTAATCCTTTGGAGTTAATTAGTTTAAATTAG
- the pyrH gene encoding UMP kinase: MQSKKRVLVKFSGEALAGETGFGIEDSVLKFIACEIKELILNDIQVGIVIGGGNIMRGALAAKGGLIKRTSGDHMGMLATVINAIAIQEALESYGLDVRVQSAIQMEAFCETYIMRRAQRHLEKGRVVIFAAGTGNPYFTTDTTAILRAVEIDAQMVIKATKVNGVYDKDPNKFDDAIFLSTLSYDEAMKDSIKVMDDTAIALAKDNALPIVVCNMFESGNLLKIIQGDTSLCSIVQN; encoded by the coding sequence ATGCAAAGTAAAAAGAGGGTGTTGGTTAAATTTTCAGGCGAGGCTTTGGCTGGAGAAACGGGCTTTGGGATTGAGGATTCTGTGCTTAAATTTATCGCTTGTGAGATAAAAGAATTAATTTTAAATGATATACAAGTTGGCATAGTGATAGGTGGGGGCAACATTATGCGGGGTGCTTTGGCTGCTAAGGGCGGACTTATAAAACGCACAAGCGGAGACCATATGGGGATGTTAGCCACTGTGATTAATGCGATTGCGATACAAGAGGCTTTGGAGAGTTATGGGCTTGATGTAAGAGTTCAAAGTGCCATACAAATGGAGGCTTTTTGTGAAACTTACATTATGAGAAGAGCGCAAAGACACTTGGAAAAAGGGCGTGTGGTGATTTTTGCGGCTGGCACTGGGAATCCTTATTTTACTACAGATACCACGGCGATTTTAAGAGCTGTGGAGATAGATGCGCAAATGGTAATTAAAGCGACTAAGGTTAATGGTGTTTATGATAAAGACCCGAACAAATTTGATGACGCCATATTTTTAAGCACATTAAGTTATGATGAGGCGATGAAAGATAGCATTAAGGTTATGGACGATACAGCCATCGCTTTAGCTAAAGATAATGCTTTGCCTATAGTGGTTTGCAATATGTTTGAAAGTGGGAATTTGCTTAAAATTATACAGGGCGATACTAGCCTTTGCTCTATCGTTCAAAATTAA
- a CDS encoding DNA-directed RNA polymerase subunit omega, with protein sequence MQRIEEITAKALERMGNDRYRLSLVVAKRAEQLANGATPLVSLDKNKIKFADIALCEIAEDKITLEGFVESTR encoded by the coding sequence ATGCAAAGAATAGAAGAAATTACAGCAAAAGCTTTAGAAAGGATGGGAAATGACCGCTACAGACTTTCTTTAGTCGTGGCAAAAAGAGCCGAACAGCTTGCAAATGGAGCTACCCCTTTGGTAAGCTTGGATAAAAATAAAATTAAATTTGCCGACATAGCACTTTGCGAGATAGCAGAAGATAAAATTACTTTAGAGGGTTTCGTTGAAAGCACTCGATGA
- a CDS encoding RelA/SpoT family protein, protein MKALDEELFLEELIENAKNCKELEGAKALLYSVCEKDAILEKAVDFCIKHHEGQLRKSGEPYAVHPILVASLVAFLSESKPTILAALLHDVIEDTACTEEELKEQFGGEVLRLVLGLTKIIEIREDNLVSSKSKKSLTKSALTFRNMLLASIEDVGVLIVKLCDRLHNMLTLDALREDKQKRISEETLVVYAPIAHRLGISSIKNYLEDLSFRYLMPEEYKQIFNYINSNDQQMQLGLNEFISKIEILFLSNGFRQGTFEIQKRIKHSYSIYLKMQRKGVGIEEVLDLLGVRILVEKVSDCYLGLGILHTHFNPLVSRFKDYIALPKQNGYQTIHTTIFDTKNIIEAQIRTFDMHKIAEFGVAAHWKYKEEGSVAAPKLDWISDISMQSANNLENAEDYNAIELYEYAKDSLYVEDVAVYSPKGEIFTLPRGATVLDFAYEVHTKVGLHAKTAYVNRVKVPLLTELKNGDIVRVVTSNDKFYRCSWVDSVKTGKAKASIREFCKQKMREIHYLSAINILCFVFNERKERIISWIEKENLMRRIRRVSKDSIYFKDVVNGLKKYGKKSYWFDKYEIKEQKIGHFLFYSNHKIASVEFDICCHPKRGDEVMAFVDAGNAIVHHKLCDRADKMLENKDMVFIAWDSHTPKSYKMLLTLENKKGILVEFLSLLAKMQINLLTINLSSDLNSSVDYFEMVIEIPDNINPDRVKDKLKDNCKLLDFTSLDDAYKEG, encoded by the coding sequence TTGAAAGCACTCGATGAGGAATTATTTCTTGAAGAATTAATTGAAAATGCAAAAAATTGCAAAGAGCTAGAGGGTGCTAAGGCACTTTTATATAGCGTTTGTGAAAAAGATGCGATTTTAGAAAAGGCTGTTGATTTTTGTATTAAGCATCACGAGGGGCAACTTAGAAAAAGCGGAGAGCCTTATGCTGTGCATCCCATTTTGGTGGCTAGTTTGGTTGCTTTTTTAAGTGAAAGTAAGCCTACAATTTTAGCCGCTTTGCTTCACGATGTGATAGAAGATACTGCTTGCACGGAGGAAGAGCTAAAAGAGCAGTTTGGTGGAGAAGTTTTAAGACTTGTTTTAGGGCTTACCAAGATAATAGAAATTAGAGAGGATAATCTTGTTTCTTCTAAATCAAAAAAATCCTTAACCAAATCCGCCCTTACTTTTCGCAATATGCTTTTAGCAAGTATCGAAGATGTGGGCGTTTTAATTGTCAAGCTTTGTGATAGGCTGCATAATATGCTAACCCTTGACGCATTAAGGGAGGATAAACAAAAGCGCATCAGTGAGGAAACTTTGGTTGTTTATGCACCTATCGCTCATAGGCTTGGAATTTCTAGTATTAAAAATTATTTGGAAGATTTAAGTTTTCGTTATTTAATGCCAGAAGAATATAAGCAAATTTTTAATTATATCAATTCTAATGACCAGCAAATGCAATTAGGACTTAATGAATTTATCTCAAAAATTGAAATTTTGTTTTTAAGTAATGGTTTTAGACAGGGGACTTTTGAGATACAAAAACGCATTAAGCATAGCTATTCGATTTATCTTAAAATGCAAAGAAAGGGCGTTGGTATCGAAGAAGTTCTTGATTTGCTTGGGGTGAGGATTTTGGTTGAGAAAGTGAGCGATTGTTATCTTGGGCTTGGAATTTTACACACGCATTTTAACCCTCTTGTATCGCGTTTTAAAGATTATATCGCTTTGCCTAAGCAAAATGGTTATCAAACCATACATACGACTATTTTTGACACAAAAAATATTATCGAGGCACAAATTCGCACTTTTGATATGCACAAAATTGCCGAATTTGGTGTTGCGGCGCACTGGAAATATAAAGAAGAGGGGAGTGTGGCAGCCCCCAAGTTAGATTGGATTAGCGATATTTCTATGCAAAGTGCAAATAATTTGGAAAATGCGGAAGATTACAACGCTATCGAGCTTTATGAATATGCTAAAGATAGTTTATATGTGGAAGATGTGGCAGTGTATTCTCCTAAGGGTGAAATTTTTACCTTGCCAAGGGGTGCTACGGTGCTTGATTTTGCTTATGAGGTGCATACTAAGGTAGGACTTCACGCTAAAACAGCTTATGTGAACCGCGTGAAAGTGCCACTTTTAACGGAGCTTAAAAATGGCGACATCGTGCGTGTGGTAACAAGTAATGATAAATTTTATCGTTGTTCTTGGGTTGATAGTGTAAAAACGGGCAAAGCTAAGGCGAGTATTAGAGAATTTTGTAAGCAAAAAATGCGTGAAATTCATTATCTTAGTGCCATTAATATCCTTTGTTTTGTTTTTAATGAAAGAAAAGAAAGAATCATTTCTTGGATAGAAAAAGAAAATTTAATGCGTCGTATTCGTAGGGTTTCTAAAGATAGCATTTATTTCAAAGATGTGGTTAATGGGCTAAAAAAATACGGCAAAAAATCATATTGGTTTGACAAATATGAGATTAAAGAGCAAAAAATCGGGCATTTTTTATTTTATTCTAATCACAAAATCGCTAGTGTAGAATTTGACATTTGCTGTCATCCAAAAAGGGGTGATGAGGTGATGGCTTTTGTGGATGCGGGTAATGCTATCGTGCATCATAAGCTTTGCGATAGAGCGGATAAAATGTTAGAAAATAAAGATATGGTTTTTATCGCTTGGGATTCTCATACGCCAAAATCTTACAAAATGCTTCTTACTTTAGAAAATAAAAAGGGAATTTTGGTTGAATTTTTATCTTTACTTGCTAAAATGCAAATAAATTTATTAACAATTAATTTATCAAGTGATTTAAATTCTTCGGTGGATTATTTTGAAATGGTTATAGAAATCCCTGATAATATTAACCCAGATAGGGTAAAAGATAAGCTAAAGGACAATTGTAAGCTTTTGGACTTTACTTCGCTTGATGATGCGTATAAAGAGGGTTAG
- the tyrS gene encoding tyrosine--tRNA ligase yields the protein MDIKEILAEVKRGCAEIIDEARIEILIKNYYEKGENFYVKAGFDPTAPDLHLGHSVVLGKMAFLQKHGARVQFLIGDFTGQIGDPSGKNATRKKLSKEEVLKNAKTYENQVFKILDKDKTDIVFNSKWLNELGAAGIVELTSTFSVARMLEREDFTKRFKEQSSISICEFLYPLLQGYDSVALKSDIEMGGTDQKFNLLMGRTLQRIYDVKKEQAIIMMPLLEGLDGVNKMSKSLNNYIGVTENAKDIYAKILSISDELMFRYYELLSKKSLKEIEKIKEDIKNGALHPKIVKENLALELTERFHSKKLAGEAKAEFDRVHSANALPSEIAEFEVSGSIWLAKALVECGLESSTSAARRAIIANSVSVNSQKVKDEQMQLELGEYILQIGKRKFAKLKVKK from the coding sequence ATGGATATAAAAGAAATTTTAGCGGAAGTAAAAAGAGGTTGTGCGGAAATTATCGACGAGGCTAGGATTGAAATTTTAATTAAAAACTATTATGAAAAGGGCGAAAATTTCTATGTTAAAGCGGGTTTTGACCCAACAGCTCCTGATTTGCATTTAGGGCATAGCGTGGTGTTAGGCAAGATGGCTTTTTTGCAAAAACACGGTGCTAGGGTGCAGTTTTTGATAGGGGATTTCACAGGGCAAATCGGCGACCCAAGCGGCAAAAATGCTACGCGAAAAAAATTAAGCAAAGAAGAAGTTTTGAAAAATGCCAAAACTTACGAAAATCAAGTTTTTAAAATTTTAGATAAAGATAAAACGGATATCGTGTTTAATTCTAAGTGGCTTAATGAGCTTGGGGCGGCTGGGATTGTGGAGCTAACTTCTACTTTTAGTGTCGCTAGAATGCTCGAAAGGGAAGATTTTACAAAGCGTTTTAAGGAGCAAAGCTCGATTAGCATTTGTGAATTTTTATATCCTTTGCTGCAAGGTTATGATAGCGTGGCGTTAAAAAGTGATATAGAAATGGGCGGAACAGACCAAAAATTTAATCTTTTAATGGGTAGAACTTTGCAAAGAATTTATGATGTAAAAAAAGAACAAGCCATCATTATGATGCCTCTTTTAGAGGGGCTTGATGGGGTTAATAAAATGAGCAAAAGCTTAAATAACTACATCGGTGTTACGGAAAATGCTAAAGATATTTATGCAAAAATTTTAAGTATTAGCGATGAGCTTATGTTTAGATATTATGAGCTTTTAAGCAAGAAAAGTTTGAAAGAGATAGAAAAAATCAAAGAGGACATTAAAAATGGAGCTTTGCACCCTAAAATCGTAAAGGAAAATTTGGCTTTAGAGCTTACGGAGCGTTTTCATTCTAAAAAACTTGCAGGTGAAGCAAAAGCCGAATTTGATAGGGTGCATAGTGCAAATGCTTTGCCAAGCGAAATTGCAGAATTTGAAGTTAGTGGCAGTATATGGTTAGCTAAGGCTTTGGTGGAGTGTGGTTTGGAAAGCTCTACTTCAGCAGCAAGAAGGGCTATAATAGCAAATAGTGTAAGTGTTAATTCGCAAAAAGTAAAAGATGAACAAATGCAACTTGAGCTAGGTGAGTATATTTTACAAATTGGCAAAAGAAAATTC